One window of Lacerta agilis isolate rLacAgi1 chromosome 14, rLacAgi1.pri, whole genome shotgun sequence genomic DNA carries:
- the RNF40 gene encoding LOW QUALITY PROTEIN: E3 ubiquitin-protein ligase BRE1B (The sequence of the model RefSeq protein was modified relative to this genomic sequence to represent the inferred CDS: deleted 1 base in 1 codon) — MSGLASKRAAGDGGSGPPEKKSNREEKTTTTLIEPIRLGGISSTEEMDLKVLQFKNKKLAERLEQRQAFEDELRERIEKLEKRQATDDATLLIVNRYWKQLDETVQVLLRRCDGECGQALEEPKLEMTGAELDATLLGQEGLERREAVLSPVTPPAPWKAGAGLVLNEPALSFLATLASSSSEEIELQLQERMEFSKAAVSRIVEFSDKIHRRTEELCQKIHARVEFDQLEEAVKSLNKDLMRENRHLQDLTTQLQEKHHKISLEYTELQDKVTSSETKVLEMETTIEDLQWDIEKLRKREQKLNKHLAEALEQLNSGYYASGSSGGFQGGQITLSMQKFEMLNAELEEHQELANSRMAELEKLQHEMQQAVRTNEKLKVALRSLPEEAVKETLEYKVLQSQFSLLYNESLQVKTQLDEARALLLTTKNSHLRHIEHMESDELNLQKKLRTEVIQLEDTLAQVRKEYEMLRIEFEQNLAANEQAGPINREMRHLISSLQNHNHQLKGDVQRYKRKLREVQAEINKVRLQQSGFSSSSTAAPPTPGAEDPAGLLGPPGAATVKEEEGAAPPEVKKEPKEVQVKKEPKEEAAALQPLGIHEGVKKEEEEPPAPQPLAPQPPPPPRAKEPERSKGRSGGERSGDRERSRDRDKEASSSSSSSSSSSSRDREKQKGGGGSEDPKKKDSDLLKQLRTELKKAQESQKEMKLLLDMYKSAPKEQRDKVQLMAAEKKTKAEVEELRVRIRELEEKEKKESKKMADEDALRKIKLAEEQIEHLQKKLAATKQEEEALLSEMDVTGQAFEDMQEQNMRLNQQLREKDDANFKLMSERIKSNQIHKLLREEKDELAEQVLALKSQVDTQLLVVQKLEEKERVLQGNLGTVEKELTLRSQALELNKRKAVEAAQLAEDLKVQLEHVQCKLKEIQTCMAENRAAKEKESFNLKRAQEDISRLRRKLEKQRKVEVYADADEILQEEIKEYKAKLTCPCCNTRKKDAVLTKCFHVFCFDCVKTRYDTRQRKCPKCNAAFGANDFHRIYIS; from the exons ATGTCGGGACTTGCGAGCAAGCGGGCAGCCGGGGATGGGGGCTCTGGGCCCCCTGAGAAGAAATCCAACAGGGAGGAGAAGACTACCACTACCCTGATTGAACCCATCCGTCTGGGGGGCATCTCTTCCACG GAGGAGATGGACCTCAAGGTGCTCCAGTTCAAGAACAAGAAATTAGCTGAGCGCCTGGAGCAGCGGCAGGCCTTTGAGGACGAGCTGCGTGAGCGCATAGAAAAGCTGGAGAAGAGGCAGGCCACCGACGATGCCACTCTCCTGATTGTCAACCGCTACTGGAAGCAG CTAGATGAGACCGTGCAAGTGCTGCTGAGGCGATGTGACGGAGAATGCGGCCAGGCTCTCGAGGAGCCCAAGTTGGAGATGACAGGAGCCGAGTTGGATGCCACTCTCCTGGGGCAGGAGGGGCTGGAGAGGAGAG AGGCAGTCCTGTCCCCCGTTACT CCCCCCGCCCCGTGGAAAGCCGGAGCGGGGCTTGTGCTGAACGAGCCAGCCCTCTCCTTCTTGGCTACcttggccagcagcagcagcgaagaGATTGAGCTGCAGCTCCAGGAGCGCATGGAGTTCTCCAAAGCCGCCGTCTCCCGCATCGTGGAGTTCTCTGACAAGATCCACCGGCGCACCGAGGAACTCTGCCAGAAGATCCACGCCCGGG TGGAGTTTGACCAACTGGAAGAAGCAGTGAAGTCTCTCAACAAGGACCTGATGAGGGAGAATCGGCACTTGCAGGACCTGACCACCCAGCTGCAAGAGAAGCACCATAAGATCTCCTTGGAG TACACGGAGCTGCAAGACAAGGTGACCTCCTCCGAGACCAAAGTGCTGGAGATGGAGACGACCATCGAGGACCTGCAGTGGGATATCGAGAAGCTGCGCAAGCGGGAGCAGAAGCTGAACAAGCACCTGGCTGAGGCCCTGGAACAG CTAAACTCGGGTTACTACGCATCGGGCAGTTCCGGCGGGTTCCAGGGTGGGCAGATCAcacttagcatgcagaag TTTGAGATGCTGAACGCGGAGCTGGAGGAGCACCAAGAGCTTGCCAACAGCCGCATGGCGGAGCTGGAGAAACTGCAACACGAAATGCAGCAGGCTGTGAGGACCAATGAGAAGCTCAAG GTGGCGCTGCGGAGCCTCCCCGAGGAGGCGGTGAAAGAGACGCTGGAGTACAAAGTGCTGCAGTCTCAGTTCTCGCTGCTGTACAACGAGAGCCTGCAGGTGAAAACACAGCTGGACGAGGCCCGGGCCCTTCTGCTCACCACCAAGAACAGCCACCTGCGCCACATTGAGCACATGGAG AGTGATGAGCTGAACCTGCAGAAGAAGTTGCGGACGGAGGTGATCCAGCTGGAGGACACCCTGGCCCAGGTGCGCAAAGAATATGAGATGCTGCGCATTGAATTTGAGCAGAACTTGGCCGCCAACGAGCAAGCAG GTCCCATTAATCGAGAGATGCGGCACCTGATCAGCAGCCTCCAGAACCATAACCACCAGCTGAAGGGCGACGTGCAGCGGTACAAGCGGAAGCTCCGGGAAGTGCAGGCGGAGATCAACAAG GTTCGGCTGCAGCAAAGCGGCTTTTCCTCCAGCTCCACAGCAGCACCCCCTACTCCAGGGGCCGAGGACCCCGCAGGGCTGCTGGGGCCCCCAGGGGCTGCCACCgtgaaagaggaagagggagcaGCACCTCCCGAGGTGAAAAAGGAGCCCAAGGAGGTGCAAGTGAAGAAGGAGCCCAAAGAGGAGGCTGCTGCCCTCCAGCCTCTCGGAATCCATGAAGGGgtgaaaaaggaggaagaggagccaccTGCCCCACAGCCCCTCGCCCCAcagccacccccacctccccgcgCCAAGGAGCCTGAGCGGTCCAAGGGGCGCAGTGGCGGGGAACGGAGTGGGGATCGCGAGAGATCCCGGGACCGGGACAAAGAGGcctcctcgtcgtcgtcctcctcctcgtcctcttccTCGCGGGATCGGGAGAAGCAGAAGGGTGGCGGAGGCTCTGAGGACCCCAAGAAAAAGGATTCCGATCTGCTCAAGCAGCTGCGGACTGAACTCAA GAAGGCTCAGGAGAGTCAGAAGGAGATGAAGCTACTCTTGGACATGTATAAGTCGGCACCCAAGGAGCAGCGGGACAAAGTGCAGCTCATGGCCGCTGAGAAGAAGACCAAGGCAGAG GTGGAGGAGCTGCGGGTGAGGATCCGCGAgttggaggagaaagagaagaaagagagcaaGAAAATGGCAGACGAGGATGCCTTGCGCAAGATCAAATTGGCCGAGGAGCAAATTGAGCACCTGCAGAAGAAGCTGGCTGCAACCAAGCAG gaggaggaggctctccTGTCCGAAATGGACGTGACGGGCCAGGCTTTTGAGGACATGCAAGAGCAGAACATGCGGCTGAACCAGCAGCTGCGCGAGAAGGATGACGCCAACTTCAAGCTGATGTCGGAGCGCATCAAGTCCAATCAGATCCACAAGCTGCTGCGGGAGGAGAAGGACGAGTTGGCTGAGCAGGTGCTGGCCCTCAAGTCCCAG GTGGACACCCAGCTGTTGGTGGTGCAAAAGCTGGAGGAGAAGGAGCGTGTTCTGCAGGGGAATCTGGGCACAGTGGAGAAGGAGCTCACTTTGCGCAGCCAGGCCCTGGAACTCAACAAGAGGAAG GCAGTGGAGGCTGCCCAGCTGGCAGAGGACTTGAAGGTGCAGCTGGAGCACGTGCAGTGTAAGCTGAAGGAGATCCAGACCTGTATGGCCGAGAACCGAGCAGCCAAGGAGAAGGAATCTTTCAACCTCAAAAGAGCCCAG GAGGACATATCACGCTTGCGGCGCAAGCTAGAGAAACAGCGCAAAGTGGAGGTGTACGCGGATGCTGATGAGATTTTGCAGGAGGAGATCAAGGAATACAAG GCCAAGCTGACCTGCCCCTGCTGCAATACCCGCAAGAAGGATGCTGTCCTCACCAAATGCTTCCACGTCTTCTGTTTTGACTGTGTCAAGACACGCTACGACACCCGCCAGCGGAAGTGCCCCAAGTGCAACGCGGCCTTTGGCGCCAATGACTTCCACCGCATCTATATCAGCTGA